The sequence below is a genomic window from Uranotaenia lowii strain MFRU-FL chromosome 2, ASM2978415v1, whole genome shotgun sequence.
CAGTTGGACCGGAAAATTATTGAGAGATGATAATCTTCCCAAGTGCAAAATTCCAGCAAAAAACCTTAAAAGCATGAAGATTCTGCTAAAGTGTGCGATGGAAATCTGCGACGAACAGAGtttaaaacatattgaaaaaacagCCCAAATTGCATTGAGACGGTTTACCGAAATGAACCTAagacattacaaaaataaatcaaagaaaGTCGTGAATTGATTACGTCCTAATGAGTTAAATAGGTTTATATAATATTCATTACCTCCACCGAAGCAAGTAAAACGCATCTGAAAtttagtttctatttttttttcattcgatgtAATTAAAACTCACGTGAGATaaattgttgatgttttttaatCCACGATTGGAAATACACCTGATGCAAACTTTGtgtattcttttattttctattcCGAAAAACAGATTATTAAACCTTTGTTCACCAATTCAGAAATTCGGGTTTTTTCTCAAGAGGGTAGATTTAAACCATCTTCCTTTCAGCTTGAAGTCTTTACATACAAGTTttataactttaatttttaaaggtgattgaactttttgtgcgaatagttgaaaaaaaaatcatcgagtAAAGAGGCCAAGAGTTGCACAGTGCAGTGAAATCACAATGAAATGATTCAACCATGAAGACTTACGTGAGTACTCCAAATATCTAATTACTTTTTAAACGATTATTTTCTTCTAGCCTCTCCATCTTCTAAAATCGGTGTAGCTTTCGAACGGGAAATGCCAAAACGTCCTGAGAACGACGTACATAACAGCCGAATCACTAACATTGAAGAACAGTTGGACGCCATCCTGGATAACCTGGTCAAACGGGACGAAGATATCGCCTATATTCGGAAGAACATAGCCTACACCGAGagatttatgaagaaaaaaataagagcaTGGAAACGCAAACACTTCGAACGCCCCCTGGATGAGGGTCAACCCGAACCAAAACGGCTCAATCTAGTAACTTTTCCCATCCCGGATCAGGAGTATTTAGAAAGGTTGGAAGAGGCACTCGAAGAAGATGAAGACGTAAAAATGGATCTTACTGCACTGTTTTATTTGGCACCCCAAGAATCCGCATACAAATTTTTTCGccggaatttaaaaaatctgttcagCAACACGTCCAGATACTTTTGGACAGGACGTCTCTCGAACAAGAGCCACGATTTTCCGAATCGGAAACCCGCACGAACTCTTAACACCATCA
It includes:
- the LOC129745632 gene encoding uncharacterized protein LOC129745632 isoform X7, encoding MEFEEVEMEEDYLIEGDISDASPVKTSHEPAPKVARLVPKSEPSTSGRKIPIIRSAGAVVTPVRTAIRKPVQASPSSKIGVAFEREMPKRPENDVHNSRITNIEEQLDAILDNLVKRDEDIAYIRKNIAYTERFMKKKIRAWKRKHFERPLDEGQPEPKRLNLVTFPIPDQEYLERLEEALEEDEDVKMDLTALFYLAPQESAYKFFRRNLKNLFSNTSRYFWTGRLSNKSHDFPNRKPARTLNTIKLLLKCGEDVFDTASADALANECSIALRSVNYMQHKNLRAGVSDPAF